The Anaerolineales bacterium genomic interval CGAGATCAGGAGGATCGCCATCCCAATCGTGATCGTCCCTTCCATCGAAAGAGCCAGTAAGATGGCTTCGATATTCGCCACGCTGAGGAAGACGGGCGAGACCATGCTCATGATGATGCCCGCGACGAGGAGCACAATCACCAAAGCGGACTCGCGCTGGCCGATGAGGCTTGATAGCCGATCTCTCAGTGACAGACGGGGTGGCTCGAGGGTATTCATGGCCTATACCTGATCGCTCTCACGGGTCGCCGGGTCCCATACTCGCGGGCCCGCGGTATGCCGCCACTTCGATGAAAGGCTCTTCCCTTGGCGGAATCTCTCTGGCAGTTCGGTCATCGAAGGCAAGCCCCTCAGCCTGCCTGCGGCTTTCCATGGGCGTTCCCATTAACCAACCCGGCAGCGTGCGCCAGGATCTTCTCCTCGTTGAAGTCTTCTCGGCCGGCTTCCCAGGTGATCCTGCCTTCGTGGATCACCAGGATGCGATCGCACATGCCGATGAGTTCAGCCATGTCGGATGAGATAAGGATGACTCCGGTGCCTTCGGCGGCGAATTGCAGAATCTTCTGATAGATCTCGGCGCGGGCGCCGACGTCTACGCCGCGCGTCGGCTCGTCAAAAATGATGACCTCGGGGCGGATCCCCATCCACGTCGCCACCAGCACCTTCTGTTGATTCCCGCCGGAGAGGTTGATGACTTTCTTGGAGATAGAGGGGGTGTCGATGGCATACTCAGAAACGACCCTCCCGGCGTAGGTCTCCATCTTCCGCTTGAGGAGCGCCCCGAGCCGCGTCGTGAACTCGGCCAGGTTCGGGGCGACCAGGTTGTCTTGCACGGACATCGTCAGGAACAACCCCTGAGCTTTGCGGTCTTCGGTGATATAGACGATCCCCTTGCGGATGGCATCCCGGGGGCGAACAATGGCCAGCTCATTGCCATTGAGGGTGATGTGCCCCGAGTCGACCGGATCGGCTCCGAAGATCGACCGTCCGATCTCCGTCCGACGGGCGCCGATCAGGCCCGCCATCCCCAGGATCTCTCCCTTGTGAAGCTCGAAACTGATCCCGCCAAAACGGCGCTTCCTCCCCAACCCCTCGATCTTGAAGTAGGCCTCCCCCAGAGCGCGCTCCGTTCGGTCGCCATACAGATTGGAAATCTGCCGGCCGACCATCATCGCCACAAGCTCATCCTCGGACGTTTCGTCGACCTTCTTGCTGCCGACGAACTCGCCGTCGCGCAGAACGATCACCCGGCTGGCAATCGAGAAGACCTCGAAGAGCTTGTGGGTGACGTAGATGAAAGACATCCCTTCATTCTGCAGCTTGCGGATGCTCTCGAAAAGGTAGGCCGACTCCCCCTCCGTGAGCGACGATGTGGGCTCATCCAGGATAAGGACTCTGGGATTCGTTGAGATCGCTTTGAGGATCTCCAGGATTTGCTGCTGGCCCATCGAGAGATGTTTGACCAGACGCCGAGGACTGATGGCAAGCTCGAAACGTCGGAGGAAGGCCTCGGTGTCGGCATAGAGCGCTCGCCAATCGATCATGTTGAGCGCCCCGACCGGTTGGCGGTTGGCGAAAATGTTCTCGGCCACCGACAGACTCCCAACCAGGGACGGCTCTTGCGGCACGACTCTGATGCCAGCGCGTATGGCGTCTTCGGGTGAGTTGAAGGAGACCGGCTCACCTTCCAGGAGAATCCTGCCTTCGTCGGGTCGAAGTGAGCCGCCGAGAACGTGCATCAGGGTGCTCTTCCCGGCGCCGTTCTCCCCAACCAATGCCAGGATCTCACCCTGCTCCAGGGTCAGGCTGAGGTGATCGACCGCCAGGACCCCTGGAAACGACTTCGTGATGTTCTCGCCTCTCAGCACCTCGATCATCAAGACCTCAATATTGAATGGGGCGGGGTACCCCCGCCCCATTCAATTGGAGATGCAGGATCCCGGCTACTCCGTGTACAGTTTGTTAGCGTCCAGGTAGTACTTCAGGTTGGTCTTGTCGATGTAGTTGACCGTCATGTAGACCATCGTTGGGCCGGAGGACGCGTTGGCCATGACATTATCGGTCGTGAGCGGCGCTTGGTAGTGGACATAGTTGTAAAGGACCTGCAGCGCCCAGAAGGCCATCGCCGCGTCGTCTTGAGCCACGGTGCCGGTAAGCGTGCCGTCTTGGATGGCCTGGAGGACGTCTGAGTTGCGGTCCATGGAGACCGTCAAGACCTCACCCGACTTCCCGGCTTCAGAGACTGCGGTGGCCGCACCAATCCCGGCTGTCGAGTCAGTGCCGACGAAGGCCGCCAGGTCCGGGTTGCGCGTCAGGATATCCTTGGCCACGCTGATCGCCGTGGCGGTGTCCGCCTTGGTGTCGCCAACCTGGACGACCTCGATGCCCGGATAGGCCTCGAAAGCCGCCCGGAAGCCGGCTTCACGATCGTCGAACATCTGGGTTCCGGGGATGCTCAGGACGGCCACCTTCCCCGCTCCCCCCAACGCCTCGGCCACATGGGTGCCTCCCACGTAGCCCAGATCGTACTGATACGAACCGACAAAGGTGCTCCGCTTGGACGTGGGAAGGTCGCCCAGAATCGTCACAACCGGAATGCCGGCCTCGACAGCCTTGTTGATCTCCGGGATGAGTGACGGGTCAACGGCGAAGACAACGATGCCCTTGGGCTTCTTGGCGATCGCCTGGTCGAAGGCGGCCACCTGCGCGTTGACATCGAAATCCGGCGGTCCAACATAGGTGGTCGT includes:
- a CDS encoding sugar ABC transporter ATP-binding protein — translated: MIEVLRGENITKSFPGVLAVDHLSLTLEQGEILALVGENGAGKSTLMHVLGGSLRPDEGRILLEGEPVSFNSPEDAIRAGIRVVPQEPSLVGSLSVAENIFANRQPVGALNMIDWRALYADTEAFLRRFELAISPRRLVKHLSMGQQQILEILKAISTNPRVLILDEPTSSLTEGESAYLFESIRKLQNEGMSFIYVTHKLFEVFSIASRVIVLRDGEFVGSKKVDETSEDELVAMMVGRQISNLYGDRTERALGEAYFKIEGLGRKRRFGGISFELHKGEILGMAGLIGARRTEIGRSIFGADPVDSGHITLNGNELAIVRPRDAIRKGIVYITEDRKAQGLFLTMSVQDNLVAPNLAEFTTRLGALLKRKMETYAGRVVSEYAIDTPSISKKVINLSGGNQQKVLVATWMGIRPEVIIFDEPTRGVDVGARAEIYQKILQFAAEGTGVILISSDMAELIGMCDRILVIHEGRITWEAGREDFNEEKILAHAAGLVNGNAHGKPQAG
- a CDS encoding substrate-binding domain-containing protein, translating into MNRTTVRTLVGFLCATALLLAACAPAATPAPSSGAEADVDTSGEEYIYVSMMGNLEFFNAHKYGWKWGGETLGVTTTYVGPPDFDVNAQVAAFDQAIAKKPKGIVVFAVDPSLIPEINKAVEAGIPVVTILGDLPTSKRSTFVGSYQYDLGYVGGTHVAEALGGAGKVAVLSIPGTQMFDDREAGFRAAFEAYPGIEVVQVGDTKADTATAISVAKDILTRNPDLAAFVGTDSTAGIGAATAVSEAGKSGEVLTVSMDRNSDVLQAIQDGTLTGTVAQDDAAMAFWALQVLYNYVHYQAPLTTDNVMANASSGPTMVYMTVNYIDKTNLKYYLDANKLYTE